From Paenibacillus polymyxa, the proteins below share one genomic window:
- a CDS encoding Ig-like domain-containing protein — translation MSEKKRNMKRLNRMIKASVLTTQVFNLANPYMLSTFAAESPSSEIKENTDVADTFSTGGSPLSVASSVYMQAKMEEPPQYTWLSPQLESGVSLSVNLSMLFSKDVELGTGHLTVQQWDGTEVGRIDVSGGTVAGGTVHISGHDVWMQLDHPLADNTRYYVEVSSGMFVDRGGQGSNGVWDKSMWNFVTADETAPKLVSKSPEGLYLSGVSLGKAYFSMEFNESVRWDHGYIRLHEASGGAVVRELRISGGGDWNRTYEVSGQEKVAYFMLSGGLEEGKPYYVEITSGALADMEMNPYAGVHTPQEWTFRTGDMKPYYTQLYPQGSGQELTPTLDMIFSEDMQLGTGHLTVHQWDGTEVGRIDVSGGTVAGGTVHISGHDVWMQLDHPLADNTRYYVEVSSGMFVDRGGQGSNGVWDKSMWNFVTADETAPKLVSKSPEGLYLSGVSLGKAYFSMEFNESVRWDHGYIRLHEASGGAVVRELRISGGGDWNRTYEVSGQEKVAYFMLSGGLEEGKPYYVEITSGALTDMAMNPYAGVHTPQEWTFRTGDMKPYYTQLYPQGSGQELTPTLDMIFSEDMQLGAGHLTVHQWDGTEVGRIDVSGGTVAGGTVHISGHDVWMQLDHPLADNTRYYVEVSSGMFVDRGGQGSNGVWDKSMWNFVTADETAPKLVSKSPEGLYLSGVSLGKAYFSMEFNESVRWDHGYIRLHEASGGAVVRELRISGGGDWNRTYEVSGQEKVAYFMLSGGLEEGKPYYVEITSGALTDMAMNPYAGAHTPQEWTFRTGDDHSHRSKDKETSDQDTLSAASQTETKTDAVLTDVKTASDKSSTIQLIGLNDEVASQALNVTNVDQKELVVDASGYSKAAKVSIPSAFLKQYKKENTNLPISIRTDVAQFTLSTELIDKLVSLYPEESLTVKISSLTDENGTQVRQAIADTGLTDVLVNPVDFKLMAGNQEITEFFGNYVERKLILGLQVDPEHVVAVWFDPKTGALSSVPVLVRNVNGQTEAIIKSNHNSIYAVVLADKKFKDLENHWAQKDVEMMANKLIVKGVQPDIFEPNRAITRAEFVALLVRGLGMQEKPLPKHFTDIKEDAWYAGSVGAAIDAGLIRGYGNQSFGPEKVITREEIAVIAEKAVDYVQTLNTIPSSEEYKEVYNDSSTVSPWAQQAMAQATEQGLIKGVSPDLLAPKQHATRVEATSILKRFLQLIKFTN, via the coding sequence ATGAGCGAGAAAAAAAGAAATATGAAACGTTTAAACAGAATGATCAAGGCAAGTGTATTAACCACACAGGTATTTAATCTAGCTAATCCTTATATGTTGTCAACGTTTGCAGCGGAAAGCCCCAGCAGTGAAATCAAAGAAAATACAGATGTAGCGGATACATTTTCCACAGGTGGCTCTCCTCTAAGTGTGGCTTCATCTGTCTACATGCAGGCGAAAATGGAAGAACCTCCTCAGTATACCTGGCTATCTCCACAGCTCGAAAGTGGGGTTTCCCTGTCTGTCAATCTGTCCATGTTGTTCAGTAAGGATGTAGAACTGGGCACAGGCCATCTCACCGTACAGCAGTGGGATGGAACCGAAGTTGGGCGGATTGACGTCAGCGGAGGAACAGTTGCAGGAGGTACGGTACATATCAGTGGTCACGACGTGTGGATGCAACTGGACCATCCGCTAGCCGACAATACTCGGTACTATGTAGAAGTCAGCTCAGGCATGTTTGTAGATCGTGGAGGCCAGGGATCGAACGGGGTATGGGACAAGAGCATGTGGAACTTCGTGACCGCAGATGAGACGGCGCCGAAGCTGGTATCGAAGTCACCAGAAGGCCTTTATTTAAGTGGTGTGAGTCTAGGAAAAGCGTACTTTAGCATGGAGTTTAATGAGTCAGTAAGATGGGACCATGGGTATATACGGCTGCATGAAGCTTCGGGAGGAGCCGTGGTCCGTGAGTTGCGAATATCTGGCGGAGGGGACTGGAACCGGACATATGAGGTGTCAGGTCAAGAGAAGGTGGCGTACTTTATGCTATCGGGTGGACTGGAAGAAGGGAAGCCTTATTATGTGGAAATCACCTCTGGAGCACTGGCAGATATGGAAATGAATCCGTATGCGGGAGTGCACACTCCACAGGAATGGACGTTCCGTACGGGGGATATGAAGCCATATTATACACAACTGTATCCGCAGGGAAGCGGTCAGGAGTTGACGCCGACTCTGGACATGATCTTCAGCGAAGATATGCAACTGGGCACAGGTCATCTCACCGTGCACCAGTGGGATGGAACCGAGGTTGGACGGATTGACGTCAGCGGAGGAACAGTTGCAGGAGGTACGGTACATATCAGTGGTCACGACGTGTGGATGCAACTGGACCATCCGCTAGCCGACAATACTCGGTACTATGTAGAAGTCAGCTCAGGCATGTTTGTAGATCGTGGAGGCCAGGGATCGAACGGGGTATGGGACAAGAGCATGTGGAACTTCGTGACCGCAGATGAGACGGCGCCGAAGCTGGTATCGAAGTCACCAGAAGGCCTTTATTTAAGTGGTGTGAGTCTAGGAAAAGCGTACTTTAGCATGGAGTTTAATGAGTCAGTAAGATGGGACCATGGGTATATACGGCTGCATGAAGCTTCGGGAGGAGCCGTGGTCCGTGAGTTGCGAATATCTGGCGGAGGGGACTGGAACCGGACATATGAGGTGTCAGGTCAAGAGAAGGTGGCGTACTTTATGCTATCGGGTGGACTGGAAGAAGGGAAGCCTTATTATGTGGAAATCACCTCTGGAGCACTGACAGATATGGCAATGAATCCGTATGCGGGAGTGCACACTCCACAGGAATGGACGTTCCGTACGGGGGATATGAAGCCATATTATACACAACTGTATCCGCAGGGAAGCGGTCAGGAGTTGACGCCGACTCTGGACATGATCTTCAGCGAAGATATGCAACTGGGTGCAGGTCATCTCACCGTGCACCAGTGGGATGGAACCGAGGTTGGACGGATTGACGTCAGCGGAGGAACAGTTGCAGGAGGTACGGTACATATCAGTGGTCACGACGTGTGGATGCAACTGGACCATCCGCTGGCAGACAATACTCGGTATTATGTAGAAGTCAGCTCAGGCATGTTTGTAGATCGTGGAGGCCAGGGATCGAACGGGGTATGGGACAAGAGCATGTGGAACTTCGTGACCGCAGATGAGACGGCGCCGAAGCTGGTATCGAAGTCACCAGAAGGCCTTTATTTAAGTGGTGTGAGTCTAGGAAAAGCGTACTTTAGCATGGAGTTTAATGAGTCAGTAAGATGGGACCATGGGTATATACGGCTGCATGAAGCTTCGGGAGGAGCCGTGGTCCGTGAGTTGCGAATATCTGGCGGAGGGGACTGGAACCGGACATATGAGGTGTCAGGTCAAGAGAAGGTGGCGTACTTTATGCTATCGGGTGGACTGGAAGAAGGGAAGCCTTATTATGTGGAAATCACCTCTGGAGCACTGACAGATATGGCAATGAATCCGTATGCGGGAGCGCACACTCCACAGGAATGGACATTCCGTACAGGGGATGACCACTCACATCGTTCTAAGGATAAAGAAACGTCTGATCAGGATACTTTGTCTGCTGCTTCCCAAACAGAGACCAAGACGGATGCCGTATTAACAGACGTTAAAACAGCATCCGATAAGAGTAGTACTATTCAGCTTATTGGTTTGAATGATGAAGTCGCTAGTCAAGCTCTGAATGTTACAAATGTTGACCAGAAAGAACTGGTGGTTGATGCTTCAGGCTATAGTAAAGCAGCAAAAGTGAGTATACCTTCCGCCTTTTTAAAACAATACAAGAAAGAAAACACAAATCTGCCGATAAGCATACGGACAGATGTAGCTCAGTTTACTCTTTCTACTGAACTGATCGATAAATTGGTTTCGTTATATCCAGAAGAAAGCCTGACAGTCAAAATTTCGTCGTTAACAGACGAAAACGGGACACAAGTAAGACAAGCTATTGCTGATACAGGGCTAACGGATGTTTTGGTGAATCCGGTTGACTTTAAGCTTATGGCTGGAAATCAAGAGATCACTGAATTTTTCGGGAATTACGTGGAGCGGAAATTGATTCTGGGGCTTCAAGTTGATCCTGAGCATGTAGTGGCTGTATGGTTCGATCCTAAGACAGGTGCTTTATCGTCTGTTCCCGTATTGGTCCGAAATGTAAATGGACAAACGGAGGCAATCATCAAATCCAATCATAACAGTATTTATGCTGTAGTCTTAGCAGACAAAAAATTTAAGGATCTGGAGAATCATTGGGCGCAAAAAGATGTGGAAATGATGGCAAACAAGCTAATTGTCAAAGGTGTTCAGCCTGATATTTTTGAGCCAAATCGGGCTATAACAAGAGCTGAATTTGTGGCACTGCTTGTCCGTGGATTGGGTATGCAGGAAAAGCCATTACCTAAACACTTTACAGATATAAAAGAAGATGCCTGGTATGCTGGTAGTGTTGGAGCTGCGATAGATGCAGGTCTGATCCGAGGTTACGGGAATCAGTCATTTGGACCAGAAAAGGTGATTACTCGCGAGGAAATTGCGGTCATTGCTGAAAAGGCTGTAGATTACGTTCAGACTTTAAATACCATTCCTTCTAGTGAGGAATATAAAGAGGTTTACAACGATTCTTCTACTGTTTCTCCTTGGGCCCAACAGGCTATGGCGCAGGCTACAGAGCAAGGGTTAATTAAGGGCGTGTCTCCAGACCTGCTTGCTCCCAAACAACATGCAACACGGGTAGAAGCAACTTCGATATTAAAACGGTTTTTGCAACTGATTAAATTTACAAACTAA